Within Salvia splendens isolate huo1 chromosome 21, SspV2, whole genome shotgun sequence, the genomic segment CATTATTTTCACACTGAGCGTTACTAAAACAGAAAATGAAAGGGTAATTGCCAaagaaaatagtactactatagtaGTATATGAAAACATCATTGTGAGGCACAAAATTAGTAAACAGAGGCACATAATTAAATCACACATAATGTTAAACATTATTGTACTAGACGTTTTAGAGTGTAGTCAAACAGCTATCTAACAAAGGGCAGTAACAAAAATGCCAGAGCTCATTCGTTCGCTTCACAGTGCTGCTTTCTCAACTTCGCGTAATGTGCAAGGCTGAACAATATAGCATTTGTCGTTGACACTCATCCGGAGCCTGGCAAATTTAAGAGAAAAACTCGATTATGGAAGATAGTTGGAATGCGAAAGCCAAACTTTGCTCGAGGTGGAGGCAGAAAACTCTTGATTCAAAGGTTTCAAACTATGTTAAACCAGCAAACAAATAATCATACTCAAGGAAAGCAGAACGACATGTCAATGGATTTATACAACCTTAAACGGGACCTAATACTTGGAAGTTAGGCTAAAAAGACAAGTTACTTGAAAgaattacactacatgaaagtagagagagagcCCTCCGAAACTAATAGATCAAAGCAAAAACAGTTCCATATTAATTCATGTTGTAGTTAATCGGTTTAGatgttaataattttaatagaaAGCAAAATAAAAACACTAAAGCAGGAATAGGAGTTACAGAAAAGGATGTAAAAGCAAAGCTTTACAGAGAAGGGTGTAAATGTAATGTGATTGATAATGTAATTCAACAGAAAATCTTCTGACTGGGAATTTGACAAATCATATAAAGTCATGCTACACTAAAACCTAAAATGGAGTAGGCAATTAACTCCAATGGTACTCCAAAACCCATCCCAATTTTGGTTTTTTGAGTAAAATATGCCGATGTTTAGGTTTACACTTTACACTAAAACAAACCCGAAACACTTattcaaattttgtgagtaaaaataGGTAGTGGTCAGAGAATATTcatttaagtttgagtttagtgtaaatggttggagtagaaTCACTATTTGATGTCACACTAAAATGAGTTCGAGTTTAGTGCCaatggttggagatgctctaacgtCAAATCTCGTTTAGCAGCGAGACAAATTACAAGgaaaaataaacaacaaatattcAGACTAGGCTTATGACTAGATTAATAAGAAGTACTAGTGAAGTATTCAGTATTGCTTGGGACAGCACAGTAAGCACTAGGCAAGAAACATATTCATTTAAGTGCAATTATcattatactactataattctTAGTTTGATATCAGTCCAGTCTGTTGCTAttcctaaaaaaaatatgaaatcaaAGCCAAACCGAAGTGTTATAAGTAATGCAATCACCTCATTTTGGCACAATTTGAACTAACTAGCACCAAGAAATTAGAGCTCAAACTAAATAAAGAGTCTGACATTGTTACCATTAAGCAGCAGCACCAACTTCATTAGCAACTTCCTCATCTTCAGCAGCACCATCAACGGTGGCAGCATTTCCATCAACACCATCGCCATCCTCAGCTGGAGGCTGCACCTGCTCATCCTCCGGTAACGGCTCCTCCACATAATCGTCATCAAAAGCATCCTGCGGCACATCATAAATCCGCACCTGCGGCTTCGATGGATCCTTCACAAGCACATATTTGCCCTCCTTCAGCTTCATACACAAGTCCACAATACTCttaacaatcccccacatgttcGAAGTATTCAGATTAATTTGCGTCGCAAAATCCTTCGGCTTGTATCCCACAACTGCCAATATCACATGGTTGAAATGATCCCTCGGATGAACCCTAGAAACATACCCCAGCTTCATCATATCGGCGCCAGCCAGCAGAGCCTGAGTCGTCCATTTCGCCAACTTATTCGCATTGTTCTTCAACTCAGTCGCCAACACAGCGCCCCTCTGCGTCTCCAGCTTCTGCCTCCAGTCAACACCCGAGTACTTAGGATCAAACTCGTTTAACGCGTTCAATGTCAAGAACGACCTCTGATTGTTTATATCAACCACGCTCTGCACCTCACATCTAGACACGAGGTACATTTCGTTGTCCATCTTCCACCTCCTATACCTATAAGCGACCGGAGCTACTTCCTCGCCTTCGTTAGCGAAGGGGTTGGGCTCGTCGAAAGTCACCTTTTTCCCATCCCTAAGCAAAACCTGCTGTGAGAAGTTCTGGTTGATGTAAGCGGCTTCCACGCTCAATGAGTGCATAGAATTGATGTCATCCTTGAGATCAGGCAGTGGCTCCTGCGACGTCTCGTGCACAGCGAGCAAATCGAGCTGCGATCGGTCTCTTTTATCGAGGAATAGCTTGTTTCCGACGCGCTGGACGACGATATCCCATGAGTAAACCGATCTAGGAGCGCACATTAGTGTCGACAGAATTGAATCGGTAGCGAAAACCGTCGCTTTATCCTCATTTGCCAAACGCCTAATTACTGGATCATCGGTGGTTGTGACCTTGAAGAAGGTCCGGCTCTTGAAACGCTCCAATGGACGGGAATTTTTCGGGGTAATCCGATCGTAAGACCTATCGTAGAACTCTAATCCGCCGCAGATCAATAAATCTTCAGGCTCCGGCACGGAATAGGAGAGCTTGGAGAAGGAGGAGAAAGGGATTTGATCGAGCATGTTCCATTCAGGCTGGATATCGACGGAGGATTTGAACACCGACGACTCGCGGCGCTGCGGCATCTGGGAGCGATTAGCGTTGTAGAGACGATCGCGGCGCGCGCGCTCCTTCTCGGCCTCTCGCTTCTTCGCCTCCTGCTCCTCGTCGCGGCGCTGCGGGAGCTGCGAGCGGGCGTGGTGAGGGTTGAATCGCCACCTAGGATTGAATTTGGGGCGGTTAGGGTTGTGGTGGTGCGATTTGGCGGATGTGTCGACGAGGCGGAAGGAGGAATCCTCGTCGGCGGCGAGGGTGGCGAAGGAGTCGTCGCCGGAGAAATCGAAGGCGGAATCGGCGTTGTGGTAGCCTTGCTTGGATCCGGGGCGGCCGGAATTGTTCATGTTCCGGGTCCAATCGGCGATTCGTCCTAATTTTTCGGAGCGGGAGAAGGGGGCGAAGGGGACATTACTGGGGACGGAATTACCGTCGGCGGCGGAATCCGGCGGACCCCAGCCGTCGGGATTGAAAGGCACGGCACCGAGTTCGAATCCTACCATTGCTGCTACTTGGTGATGAGTGTGAATCTGAGCTAGAATTAGGGTTTTCAGTGAATTGGAACCCTAGTCGTTTGGGCTTTTTAAGAAGACAATTTGAAGGAAAAGATGATTTAACGTGCCGATGCATATATTTGGggctaagagcattagcaatggcgcccgtcccggcggacgtccgccattgtccAAGGTCGCAACGGATACGGATGTCCGCTGCGGGCACCGTAGTTTCGCGTCGTTCCGTGGACGTCCGTAGCGACGTCCGTGCGGACCTCCGCCATTGCAGAGACACGACGCACGTCCcgattttgtattttttatttgtttaaaactctatatatacggctcgttgaacttcatttcattcgcaccacttgttttaacaagtttctctctctaaatttcttttatatatccgtaatggctggtagtggtagtggcaatggtgggcattatgaacacatgatgaggctgattcatgcacgtgtgcgggaggccgcggatagggaggaacaagcggccttggagccggcggtacctcgatgataagtcgcattctaggctttggttactggtcagtataacgtgcttaattggattatatctgcaaaatagttgctaaagtgtgcaggaaaagAGTACCAGTCAGTATGAAAGGGTccggataactcaggtgaaaagagcgccagaaaaggtgcaatactgaccaggatgcatgccaaaaaggctcgagatagaGAAGAAGGATTGTTGGGAAGGATCAATCACAAACAAGGgaaaaagagtcatttcacgaagagaaTCTACCCTAAAAAGCAAGGGCaga encodes:
- the LOC121785357 gene encoding eukaryotic translation initiation factor 3 subunit D-like, translating into MVGFELGAVPFNPDGWGPPDSAADGNSVPSNVPFAPFSRSEKLGRIADWTRNMNNSGRPGSKQGYHNADSAFDFSGDDSFATLAADEDSSFRLVDTSAKSHHHNPNRPKFNPRWRFNPHHARSQLPQRRDEEQEAKKREAEKERARRDRLYNANRSQMPQRRESSVFKSSVDIQPEWNMLDQIPFSSFSKLSYSVPEPEDLLICGGLEFYDRSYDRITPKNSRPLERFKSRTFFKVTTTDDPVIRRLANEDKATVFATDSILSTLMCAPRSVYSWDIVVQRVGNKLFLDKRDRSQLDLLAVHETSQEPLPDLKDDINSMHSLSVEAAYINQNFSQQVLLRDGKKVTFDEPNPFANEGEEVAPVAYRYRRWKMDNEMYLVSRCEVQSVVDINNQRSFLTLNALNEFDPKYSGVDWRQKLETQRGAVLATELKNNANKLAKWTTQALLAGADMMKLGYVSRVHPRDHFNHVILAVVGYKPKDFATQINLNTSNMWGIVKSIVDLCMKLKEGKYVLVKDPSKPQVRIYDVPQDAFDDDYVEEPLPEDEQVQPPAEDGDGVDGNAATVDGAAEDEEVANEVGAAA